The DNA sequence TAGGTCGCTATAAAGATATATCGGTTTCAGATCTAAAAAGAATTAAAGGCATCGGCGATATGCTTGCAGGGAGGATATATAATTATGTTAAAAAGAAAGGAATTAAAGAAACTTCTTAAAGGGTTGCCGAAGTTTAAAGAGATGGTATATCTTAAGATATTGGAGATTCCCTATGGAGAGACCCGTAGTTATAAACGGGTTGCAGAAGAGATTGGAGTTTCAAATAGAGTAAGGGCTGTTGCGAGAGCTATATCAGAGAACCCTTATCCTTTCCTAATACCCTGTCATCGAGTTATAAGGAGCGATGGAACCCCTGGCGGATATATGTTTGGTTTGGAAATTAAAAAGAAGTTACTAGATTTGGAAAAAAGAGTAAAATCCGTTATAATAGAGAAGTCTAGGTAACCTGTTTGTATATATTATGAATCTATTGGGAGGAGATATGAGAGATAACTTAATACAGAGAGTGGTAGAGCTTAAAGAGAGATTTCAAGAACTGCGAGGTTTTCTTTAACCTGGATAAAAAGAATAAACATATAGCAGAGATAGAAGAGAAGATATCTCAGCCTGGATTTTGGGATCAGGGCTCTATAAATACCAGCATCCTTAAAGAACTCAAAATCCTTAAAGAGAGTGTTGGAGATTCCAAGTTTTTAGAGAGAGAGTTAAAAGATTTAAAAGAGTTGATTGATATATCAACGGATGAAGAGGACAATTCTTTGTCTTTAGAGTTGAAAAAAGTTGAGTCAGAGATTAATAGATTAGAATTCAAGGCTTACCTAAGTGAACCCCATGATTCCGGCAATGCTATAATGTCAATCCATGCCGGGGCTGGCGGTACGGAGTCTTGTGACTGGACTCAGATGTTAATCAGAATGTATTCCAGGTGGGTTGAAAAAAGAGGGTATAAGATAGAGATGCTGGATATTCTAGAAGGTGAAGAGGCTGGTGTTAAAAATGCTACTTTTATCATAAAGGGCGATTATGTCTACGGTTTTTTAAAGGCTGAGAAAGGGGTTCATAGATTGGTGAGAATATCACCTTTTGATGCGAATAAGCGCAGACATACTTCTTTTGCATTAGTTGAGGTGCTGCCTGAAGTCGAAGATATTGAAGTTAATATAGATGGTAAAGATTTAAGAATTGATACATTCCGTTCTTCTGGTGCCGGCGGTCAGCATGTGAATGTAACGGACTCTGCAATACGAATAACGCATAACCCAACCGGCATTGTTGTTGAGTGCCAGAATGAACGTTCCCAGCATAAAAATAAAGCTACAGCTATGAAGGTCCTGAGATCTAAGCTTTATGATTTAAATAAAGAGAAGCAGAAGGAAGAGCTTCAGGAGATGCGGGTTAAAGGAGATATAGGCTGGGGTTACCAGATACGTTCCTACGTCTTACATCCCTATACCATGGCAAAAGACCATAGAACTGGATTGGAGGTTGGTAATGTCCAGGGTGTATTAAATGGTAACATAGACGGTTTTATAGAAGCCTATTTGAAGAAAAGGTAAGGGTATACCATGCTTAATTTTATAATGAAAAAGATCGTAGGAACCCAGAACGAAAGAGAGTTAAAAAAACTCAATCCTTTGGTTAATGAGATAGACTCTTATGAAAACGAAATGCAGAGATTAACCGATGCAGAGTTGCGTCTTAAGACCGATAAGTTTAGAGAGAGGCTTTCGGCTGGAGAGAGCTTGGAAGATATTCTACCCGATGCTTTTTCGGTTGTAAGGGAAGTTGCAAAAAGAAGACTGAAAATGAGACATTTTGGTGTCCAGCTTATAGGCGGAGCAGTGCTTCATCAGGGTAAGATTGCTGAGATGGCAACAGGTGAAGGTAAGACTCTCGTTGCGACACTCTCTGCTTATTTAAATGCTTTAAATTCAAAAGGCGTACATATTGTTACTGTAAATGATTATCTTGCTAAACGTGATAGGGATTGGATGGGTTCTATCTATGAATCTTTAGGCTTAACTGTAGGCGTTATTGTGCATGGACAGAGCCATGCTCAGAAAAAAGAAGCTTATAATTGCGATATTACCTATGGCACAAACAATGAGTTTGGGTTTGATTATTTAAGAGATAATATGGTGATATCTCAAGAAGATGTGGTTCAGCGAGCTCACCATTACGCTATAGTAGATGAAGTTGATTCGATACTCATTGATGAGGCAAGGACCCCTCTTATTATCTCGGGTCCTTCTGAGGAGTCAGTGGATAAATATTATCTTGCAGATAGAGTAGCTAAGCAGCTTCAGGCAAGAGTGATTATTGATGCAAGAAATACTCAGGATGGATTTACTGTAATCAGAACTCAGGATGGACGTGAAGAGAAGATTCCTCGGGAGGAGTTTAACGACAGCTGTGATGCTATAGCCGAGGAGAAGAGCAATAATTCTCGCATAACTCAAAAAGGTGAGAAAAAGTGTGAAGAGATACTGAAGATAGATAGTCTTTGGGAGGAGATGCCGAATGCTTATTCTGAACCCTGGTCTCATTACATAAACCAGTCTTTGAGAGCCAGGTTTCTATTTAAGAGAGATACTCATTATGTTGTAAAAGATGGCAAGGTTTTAATAGTAGATGAATTCACAGGCCGTCTTATGCCCGGGCGCCGCTGGTCTGACGGTTTACATCAGGCGATTGAGGCTAAAGAAGCTCTTAAGATAGAACAAGAGAATCAGACTCTTGCGACTATATCCTTTCAGAACTATTTCAGAATGTATCAGAAACTCTCCGGTATGACAGGGACGGCGGCTACGGAGGCCCCGGAGTTTAACAAGATATATAATTTAGAAGTGATCGTTGTGCCTCCCAATAAAACCTTAAGAAGATCGCAGAACCCCGATGTGATTTATAAAAGTCAGAGAGAGAAGTTCAATGCAGTTGTCGGTGATATTAGCCAGATGTATGAAGCGGGCAGGCCTGTACTTGTGGGAACTACATCCATAGAGAAGTCTGAGATTATAAGTGAATTATTAAAAAGAAGAGGAGTGGTTCACAATGTACTCAATGCTAAATACCATGAGAAGGAGGCTGAGATTATTGCTCAGACAGGAAGGCTTAAGGCGGTGACGATAGCGACAAATATGGCTGGCCGCGGAACAGATATTCTTTTAGGCGGTAACCCGGAATTTTTGACAAAAGCTAGATTAAAACAGAATAATAGAGATAGTAACGATATTACCGAGGAGGAGTTTAAAAAGGCAGCCCAGGAAGTTTCATCTTTAGTGGAGGATGAGCATAAAAAAGTAATTGAATTGGGAGGCCTTCATGTCATAGGAACAGAACGTCATGAATCAAGACGCATCGATAACCAGCTCAGGGGGCGTTCTGGCCGTCAGGGTGACCCTGGCTCTTCAAAATTCTACCTATCGTTAGAAGATGATCTGATGCGTATTTTTGGTTCTGAGAGAATTGCTATGATTATGGATAGGCTGGGCATTGAAGACGGCGAAAAGATAGAGCACGGTTTAATCACTAGAGCTATAGGTACGGCTCAGAAAAGGGTTGAGAGTTTTAATTTCGAGATCAGGAAGCATCTCTTGGATTATGATGATGTAATGAATAAGCAGCGTCAGGCAATATATAATGAACGCAGGGGCGTTCTGTTTAATGAAAATCTAAAAGAACATATTTATGAAATAATAGATGAGGTTTTAGAGTATCAGATAGAGATTTATATCTCTGAATCTGAACTGGCTGATAACTATGATTGGGATGGGCTCTCTAAGTGGTTATTGGATAAATTTAGAGTTCAGATTACAGGAGATAGATTGAAAGAGAGATCTTTAGAGGGTGAGAGAGAGCATAAGAGCAGCTGGCATAGGATCGTAACTAACTGCTTTGAATATCTGAGTACTAAGATGAAAGAGATTTATCAAGATAGGGAGAGAGAGCTGGAAGAGAATGAGATAAGAAGATTAGAGAGGATGATATTCTTACATGTTATAGATATGAGATGGAAACAGCACCTCTATGGCTTGGATTATTTAAGAGAGGGTATAGGTCTTAGAGCTTATGGGCAGAGAGATCCGTTGGTTGAATATAGAAATGAATCTTATGCGATGTTTCAAGAGATGGCTGCGAGGATCAAACTGGATGTTGTCGAGTATCTGTTCAAATTTCATCCCAGGTTTAGGATGGCTTCAGGCGGTTTGATTGAAAAATCTGCCCAGGACTACAAACATGAAGAGGTTAATCAGTTCCAGTCTTTGAAAAAGATGAAATCTGAATCTGAAGACCCAACTCGTTTGACGCCGCATGAGAAGCTAGGAGTAGATAGACACCAGACCTACAGGAGGGATAATAAAAAAGTAGGTAGAAATGATCCCTGTCCTTGTAATAGCGGTAAGAAGTATAAAAAATGCTGTTATCCAAAATATGGATGAAAATCTTTTTGACTGTTCTGCTCTCTGCACTATTAACAGCAGCTGGTTTTTATTATTCTGACCTGTTTCTGCTCTTCTCTCTTACTCCTCTAATCTATATCGGAATAAGCACAGCGTCTCTTAAGAGAAAATTTTTATTAGGATATTTTTGGGGTATCATAACTTTTAGTTTTTTGTCATATTGGGTTATTCATATAACTTTTCTCGGGTTTTTAGCGGCAATTTTTTATCTCGCTTTATACCCCGGACTCTTTACAGCTCTAATTAGTAGAAATAGAAAATTGACTAATCCTTTTTATATAGCAACTCTATGGGTATCTCTTGAATTTTTGCGTTCTTTTCTCTTTACAGGTTTTCCTTGGGGTTTTTTGGGTTATGCTTTTTGGAGCCGTTTGAATTTTATTCAGATTGCAGATCTATTCGGTATCTACGGTATATCATTTGCAGTTGTTTTGATTAATACAGCGTTACTCTATTCATTTATCGAAAAAAATAGAAGGTATAAGGCGGTTAATTTTATAATAATCCTATTAACCATAGTCTGTTCTTTTTGTTATAGCAGGCATCGCTTGAACTCTCTTCTGCCTGAAGGTAGTATTAATAACGTTGCCTTGATTCAGACAAATGTGGATTCTAACCTAAAGTGGGATCCAGAACTGTATGGAGATAATTTAAAAAGAATCAGGTTGCTTGGGCTAATTGCAAAAGAGAGAGGGGCGGAACTTATAATATTTCCTGAGACAGTATTGCCCTATAGCTGGAATAGAGATAAGAGAGTTATGGATGATATAGAAGATATCGTCAAAGAGCTCAACAGCAATCTGATTTTAGGCATTCCTTATTATCAGGATGACAAGCTTTATAACTCATCTCTTTTATTTAGCAAGAATGGAGAGGTCAAAGGCAGGTATTTTAAGAATCATCTGGTGCCTTTCGGTGAGTATCTTCCATGTAAGAAAATATTATCTTTTTTAACGGAGTTTTATCCTGTCGGATATTATTCTCCCGGCGTAGATTCAAATCTTCTTAAGTATCAAGACCACTATTTTTCTGTTTTGATATGCTACGAAGATATCTTCTCTGATATTACAAGAAAAGCTGCTTTAAGCGGTGCCTCTTTTTTAGTTAATCAGTCTGATGAAGGTTGGTTTAAGAACAGCCAAGAGATATATCTGAATAATCAGATTGCGGTTTTCCGTGCAATCGAGAGTAGACGCTCGCTTTTGCGTTCAACAAATACAGGCATAACTTGCTTGATAGATTATAAGGGGCGTATATTAAGTCAATTAGATCCATTTAGGGCAGATGTTTTAATGGTTGCTGTTCCAATTTATAGAGAGTTATCTTTTTATTCTAAATATGGTTTATTGTTACTTATTATTATTGTTTTTATTTTTGTTTTATTGTATTCCGCTTGGAGTAATAAAAAAACGTTCTAAGTTTATAATATTTAAGTTTTCTTCAATTAGGAATAGTTCGAGTCCTTGTTGGGGAGTTTTTATATTTAAGCCTCTGTAAAACAATAACTTACAGAGGTTTTTTTATTTATTTTAAAAACAGCGTGGTTATTTGACACTGCGTATATATGTGGTATATATATTGCAGATACTTTGTGAGGCGTGAGGGGGATGGAATGAAAAAAGGAGCTCAATGTGATTAAAAAGGGTATGGCTGGCTGGTTTCTATTATTAATGTTTATTATAGTAGGTTGTTATGAAAATTTTGCAATATTTACTAATAATGAAGATTCTACCCAGGATTATGCTTTACACCTACGTAGATTAAAAGATTCTTCTTTTCAATTCCAAGATATTGCTCAACCCGATTTTTTTGAAAGAAACTGGGAACGTTTGCGCGATGGAATACGTTTCCAATCATCTTCTGGCATTCTCATAGAGATACGAAGAAACGATGAAGCGTTCGTTATGGTATGCGTATATAATCCAAAAGATTCTACTCAGATGACAGAGGCAGGCCAGTTTGTTGAAATTTATAATGCTAGTCTCGATAGCATAAGGAAAATAGAGCAAGAAAGAGGTATAGTAAATCATTATCAAGTTGGAGTACCAACAAATAGTCCTATTACACCTGCTATATATGATTTTTATAGCGTAACAAATTTAACTGAAAAGGAATTTAATATCTATCTTGAAGGTGTTAGGCAAGTAAAAGCAGGTTCTATCAAAGATACATATGATATAGTAGATCCTGATTTAAGAGAAACAGCTAAAATATTAGCCACGGATATTGCCGCGGAGATAGGAGGAAGACGTCTGGATCCTGTACTTATGATAGCAAGTAAACAAAAATTGATTGAAGGGTTAGAGATTTTTTTAAGAGAGTATGATAAAGAATTGTTTGGTTTTAGTTTTTGCGGTGATAGTATCAAAGAACAAAATATTTTTATAGGCGGAAGGATAATAAAAATTGGCGAGTTGGAAGAGCTAGCACTTCGGTTAAAACAATGCAAATCTTATCTTGAGGGAGACTTAGGCAATCTTTTTTATCGCTCGTATCTAATGTACGCACAAGGAATGCCGATAATAAGCTTTAGATAGTCAGGTGTTATTATAATCTTATCTGTAATTTTCTTTAGCTTCCTCTGAGTATAGCCAGTTGCGAAATTCGTCCAACACGGGGAGTTTTATATCTCAAGCCTCTGTATAGCGATAAGTTTCAGAGGCTTTTTTATTTATCCAAATAAAATGACGTGGTTATTTGAAATCGGTAATTACATATGGTACAAATACTATATATTGCTTAATAAAATATAAGGGGGATGAAATTATAGCAATCGTAAAAAAATGTTTACTTAGTGTATGTGTGATAGTTTTTTTGCTTAATCTTCACTCATTTTTTATATCTAAAGAAATTTCCAATTCATCTGTATCGCAAAATTCCGCTTATAGAAGATGTAGATATTTTTCTAATTATCCAAGAGAACAAATAATTGGTATTACGATCCGGAAAAAAGAAGCTCTGCTGTGGAATTATAGAAACGGTAATGTGCCAGCTGATTTATATGAGATAATTGGCAGAAACCTTGACGTAATTATTAATGGAGGCATTGAACAGATTTATAATTATTTTCCAATAAATCGTATTAATAATAATGTTGCTGAACATATTAATGTTTCATTTTGTAATATGTTACTAAACATTGTGTTGCAAAATGAGCCTGATTTAAATGGAAATCAACGTAGCGCTTTATATGGAAATATTGATAGCTATCTAATGACTCCGGAAATAAAAATTGCTCAACTTACAGAAGGAGAAAAGACTCTTTCCTCTTCACATATTGTAGCGAAACCCTGGGGAATGGAAGTCTGGATTGCGGAAAATGATCTTTTCGGGATAAAAGCCATATATATAATGCAAGGAGAACATGAGTCTGTTCAGTGGCATATGAAAAAAACTGAATCTCAGTTGTATTTTGGACATGGAGAGATTTTGCATTTGCTTCTAGATGAGTTTGGAAATTTAAGAGAAAAAGTAGGATTATTCCATGAGTCTGACATGGAAGAGGTATCGTCTTTTTTTGATAGTTTACCTTTTGTGAATATTGGCGGTGAAAATTTGACTATTCGAAATATACCTGTGGGTACTGTGCATACTTCAAGACCTACTCAGGGACTTATTATGCACTTGGAATTTAATTCAGGGGAAGAAGCTGCAGCTCCAACTGTGACTACTAGATTATTAGATAAATACACAGATAGCGAAAGGACTATTAAAGAAGCTCAAAGATTAAATATAAATTGGTGGGGCCCGAGGCTTCCTGTTGCATTAGGAGACGATGTAGCAAGAGTTGAATTTTCTGATGCGGGAAGAGAAATACAGGAAAGTATAATTACTGAAGATGATGGTGTAGTGAGAATAGAGACTACGCCCAACTATGTGATTGATCAAATCACTTTTTCTAATGGAGAAAGTAGAAATATTGGAGGACGTACACGTACATCGGAAGTAGTACTTGTATTAAATGGAATATTGAATGTAATCAAAGAAGGTCAACACTATTCATTGTTTCCTGGAGAGGTTTTAGAAATAGAGAAGGGAGAAAGTATTACTTTAACATCTTATGATAAGTGTAAAATTATACATACTTACGCACCATGAGGTTTATATTCAGATGAAAAATTTTAAGTTAAAAAAATATCGATTCAACTGTATCATCACTCTCATAATATTTTTGTTTAATTTGAACGTGGCATTCGCAAGAAGGATACAGGATGTAGAGACTTCTTTTCCTAACAGTGTCGTTGATATAGTAGATGAAGCCAGGAGAAAAGGTGTCACTGTTTTATTCATTGGGCCACAATCACCTTTAATTGTAGATTCTGCAATACTGGCAGCTCGAATTGAACAGCAGCCGCTAATATTTATACCTAG is a window from the Candidatus Kaelpia imicola genome containing:
- the secA gene encoding preprotein translocase subunit SecA, with translation MLNFIMKKIVGTQNERELKKLNPLVNEIDSYENEMQRLTDAELRLKTDKFRERLSAGESLEDILPDAFSVVREVAKRRLKMRHFGVQLIGGAVLHQGKIAEMATGEGKTLVATLSAYLNALNSKGVHIVTVNDYLAKRDRDWMGSIYESLGLTVGVIVHGQSHAQKKEAYNCDITYGTNNEFGFDYLRDNMVISQEDVVQRAHHYAIVDEVDSILIDEARTPLIISGPSEESVDKYYLADRVAKQLQARVIIDARNTQDGFTVIRTQDGREEKIPREEFNDSCDAIAEEKSNNSRITQKGEKKCEEILKIDSLWEEMPNAYSEPWSHYINQSLRARFLFKRDTHYVVKDGKVLIVDEFTGRLMPGRRWSDGLHQAIEAKEALKIEQENQTLATISFQNYFRMYQKLSGMTGTAATEAPEFNKIYNLEVIVVPPNKTLRRSQNPDVIYKSQREKFNAVVGDISQMYEAGRPVLVGTTSIEKSEIISELLKRRGVVHNVLNAKYHEKEAEIIAQTGRLKAVTIATNMAGRGTDILLGGNPEFLTKARLKQNNRDSNDITEEEFKKAAQEVSSLVEDEHKKVIELGGLHVIGTERHESRRIDNQLRGRSGRQGDPGSSKFYLSLEDDLMRIFGSERIAMIMDRLGIEDGEKIEHGLITRAIGTAQKRVESFNFEIRKHLLDYDDVMNKQRQAIYNERRGVLFNENLKEHIYEIIDEVLEYQIEIYISESELADNYDWDGLSKWLLDKFRVQITGDRLKERSLEGEREHKSSWHRIVTNCFEYLSTKMKEIYQDRERELEENEIRRLERMIFLHVIDMRWKQHLYGLDYLREGIGLRAYGQRDPLVEYRNESYAMFQEMAARIKLDVVEYLFKFHPRFRMASGGLIEKSAQDYKHEEVNQFQSLKKMKSESEDPTRLTPHEKLGVDRHQTYRRDNKKVGRNDPCPCNSGKKYKKCCYPKYG
- the lnt gene encoding apolipoprotein N-acyltransferase yields the protein MLLSKIWMKIFLTVLLSALLTAAGFYYSDLFLLFSLTPLIYIGISTASLKRKFLLGYFWGIITFSFLSYWVIHITFLGFLAAIFYLALYPGLFTALISRNRKLTNPFYIATLWVSLEFLRSFLFTGFPWGFLGYAFWSRLNFIQIADLFGIYGISFAVVLINTALLYSFIEKNRRYKAVNFIIILLTIVCSFCYSRHRLNSLLPEGSINNVALIQTNVDSNLKWDPELYGDNLKRIRLLGLIAKERGAELIIFPETVLPYSWNRDKRVMDDIEDIVKELNSNLILGIPYYQDDKLYNSSLLFSKNGEVKGRYFKNHLVPFGEYLPCKKILSFLTEFYPVGYYSPGVDSNLLKYQDHYFSVLICYEDIFSDITRKAALSGASFLVNQSDEGWFKNSQEIYLNNQIAVFRAIESRRSLLRSTNTGITCLIDYKGRILSQLDPFRADVLMVAVPIYRELSFYSKYGLLLLIIIVFIFVLLYSAWSNKKTF
- the prfB gene encoding peptide chain release factor 2 (programmed frameshift) produces the protein MRDNLIQRVVELKERFQELRVFFNLDKKNKHIAEIEEKISQPGFWDQGSINTSILKELKILKESVGDSKFLERELKDLKELIDISTDEEDNSLSLELKKVESEINRLEFKAYLSEPHDSGNAIMSIHAGAGGTESCDWTQMLIRMYSRWVEKRGYKIEMLDILEGEEAGVKNATFIIKGDYVYGFLKAEKGVHRLVRISPFDANKRRHTSFALVEVLPEVEDIEVNIDGKDLRIDTFRSSGAGGQHVNVTDSAIRITHNPTGIVVECQNERSQHKNKATAMKVLRSKLYDLNKEKQKEELQEMRVKGDIGWGYQIRSYVLHPYTMAKDHRTGLEVGNVQGVLNGNIDGFIEAYLKKR
- a CDS encoding MGMT family protein → MLKRKELKKLLKGLPKFKEMVYLKILEIPYGETRSYKRVAEEIGVSNRVRAVARAISENPYPFLIPCHRVIRSDGTPGGYMFGLEIKKKLLDLEKRVKSVIIEKSR